Proteins encoded by one window of Xanthomonas sp. DAR 80977:
- a CDS encoding 5'-3' exonuclease, which produces MNAAAPALRPLYLVDASLYVFRAWHSIPDEFQDAQGWPTNAVHGFARFLLDLLERERPQHIVIAFDEALDSCFRNRLYPAYKANRAPAPDALRRQFAHCKALCAALGLGVLAHHDYEADDLIGSALHSVRGTGFHGVIVSADKDLSQLLLEFDEQWDYARGQRWGAAGVKARHGVHAHQIADYLALTGDAIDNIPGVTGIGAKSAAILLAHFGDLDTLLARIDEVAFLRLRGAAQMALRLREQREHALLWRQLATIALDAPLHSAAPGFARGQADADMLHGLCEALRFGPLTRRRLLQAAGLDGPVG; this is translated from the coding sequence GTGAACGCAGCGGCGCCGGCATTGCGGCCGCTGTACCTGGTCGACGCCAGCCTGTACGTGTTCCGCGCCTGGCACTCGATCCCGGACGAGTTCCAGGACGCGCAGGGCTGGCCGACCAACGCGGTGCACGGCTTCGCCCGCTTCCTGCTCGACCTGCTCGAACGCGAGCGCCCGCAGCACATCGTCATCGCCTTCGACGAGGCGCTGGACAGCTGCTTCCGCAATCGCCTGTATCCGGCCTACAAGGCCAACCGCGCGCCGGCGCCGGACGCGCTGCGGCGCCAGTTCGCGCACTGCAAGGCGCTGTGCGCGGCGCTCGGCCTGGGCGTGCTGGCGCACCACGACTACGAGGCCGACGACCTGATCGGCAGCGCCCTGCACAGCGTGCGCGGCACCGGCTTCCACGGCGTGATCGTGTCCGCCGACAAGGACCTGTCGCAGCTGCTGCTCGAATTCGACGAGCAGTGGGACTACGCCCGCGGCCAGCGCTGGGGCGCGGCCGGGGTGAAGGCGCGACACGGCGTGCATGCGCACCAGATCGCCGACTACCTGGCGCTGACCGGCGATGCGATCGACAACATTCCCGGAGTGACCGGCATCGGCGCCAAGTCCGCGGCGATCCTGCTGGCGCATTTCGGCGACCTGGACACGCTGCTGGCGCGGATCGACGAAGTGGCGTTCCTGCGCCTGCGCGGCGCGGCGCAGATGGCGCTGCGCCTGCGCGAACAGCGCGAGCATGCGCTGCTGTGGCGGCAACTGGCCACCATCGCGCTGGATGCGCCGCTGCATTCGGCCGCGCCCGGCTTCGCCCGCGGCCAGGCCGACGCCGACATGCTGCACGGCCTGTGCGAGGCGCTGCGTTTCGGCCCGCTGACACGGCGCCGGCTGCTGCAGGCCGCCGGCCTGGACGGTCCCGTCGGCTAG
- a CDS encoding NUDIX hydrolase, with product MTRHDSPPRVVYEGKYQRMVVRGTWEYSERVHAGGLAAIIVAVTPDDDVLFVEQFRVPLQARTIEMPAGLVGDIDAGESIEVSAIRELEEETGWTADHAEVLMIGPTSSGASNEKIAFVRASGLRKVGDGGGDASEDITVHAVPRARAAAWLVQKMGEGYELDAKLWAGLWMIEHQLDGTPRG from the coding sequence ATGACCCGCCACGACTCTCCGCCCCGCGTCGTCTACGAAGGCAAGTACCAGCGCATGGTGGTGCGCGGCACCTGGGAATATTCCGAACGCGTGCACGCCGGCGGCCTGGCCGCGATCATCGTCGCGGTGACCCCGGACGACGACGTGCTGTTCGTCGAGCAGTTCCGCGTGCCGCTGCAGGCGCGCACCATCGAGATGCCGGCCGGGCTGGTCGGCGACATCGACGCCGGCGAATCGATCGAGGTCTCGGCGATCCGCGAGCTGGAGGAAGAGACCGGCTGGACCGCCGACCACGCAGAAGTGCTGATGATCGGCCCGACCTCCTCCGGCGCCAGCAACGAGAAGATCGCCTTCGTCCGCGCCAGCGGCCTGCGCAAGGTCGGCGACGGCGGCGGCGACGCCAGCGAGGACATCACCGTGCACGCGGTGCCGCGCGCCCGCGCCGCGGCCTGGCTGGTGCAGAAGATGGGCGAAGGCTACGAGCTGGACGCCAAGCTGTGGGCCGGGCTGTGGATGATCGAGCACCAGTTGGACGGCACCCCGCGTGGCTGA
- a CDS encoding N-formylglutamate amidohydrolase — protein MAEPTTHADAAPSLLGAGDPPPYRVYQAQGRSPYLLIADHAGQQVPQALADLGLPQHELDRHIGWDIGIAGVTRALAQALDAFAIVQTYSRLVIDCNRPLAAPGSIAEVSDGTVVPGNQGLDAAARAARASEIFAPYHARIAAELDRRRDAGIATILIAMHSFTPSMAGVARPWHAGVLYQRDARFAQALLAELRAEPGLVVGDNQPYSVSDATDYAIPVHAEARGLAHVELELRQDLIADPAGQQQWAQRLLSMLNRLQAAFTPG, from the coding sequence GTGGCTGAGCCGACAACCCACGCCGATGCCGCGCCGTCCCTGCTCGGCGCGGGCGATCCGCCGCCGTATCGCGTGTACCAGGCGCAGGGCCGCTCGCCCTACCTGCTGATCGCCGACCACGCCGGACAGCAGGTGCCGCAGGCGCTGGCCGACCTGGGCCTGCCGCAGCACGAACTGGACCGGCACATCGGCTGGGACATCGGCATCGCAGGCGTGACCCGCGCGCTGGCGCAGGCGCTGGACGCGTTCGCGATCGTGCAGACCTATTCGCGGCTGGTGATCGACTGCAACCGGCCGCTGGCGGCGCCGGGTTCGATCGCCGAGGTCAGCGACGGCACCGTGGTGCCGGGCAACCAGGGCCTGGACGCCGCCGCGCGCGCGGCGCGCGCCAGCGAGATCTTCGCGCCCTACCACGCGCGCATCGCCGCCGAACTGGACCGGCGCCGCGACGCCGGCATCGCCACCATCCTGATCGCGATGCACAGCTTCACCCCGTCGATGGCGGGCGTGGCCCGGCCCTGGCATGCCGGCGTGCTGTACCAGCGCGATGCCCGCTTCGCGCAGGCGCTGCTGGCCGAGCTGCGCGCCGAGCCGGGGCTGGTGGTGGGCGACAACCAGCCGTATTCGGTCAGCGACGCCACCGACTACGCGATCCCGGTGCACGCCGAGGCGCGCGGCCTGGCGCACGTGGAACTGGAACTCCGCCAGGACCTGATCGCCGACCCCGCCGGACAGCAGCAATGGGCGCAGCGCTTGCTCAGCATGCTGAATCGGTTGCAAGCTGCCTTCACACCGGGCTGA